The Elaeis guineensis isolate ETL-2024a chromosome 14, EG11, whole genome shotgun sequence genome has a segment encoding these proteins:
- the LOC105057495 gene encoding LOW QUALITY PROTEIN: ferritin-like catalase Nec2 (The sequence of the model RefSeq protein was modified relative to this genomic sequence to represent the inferred CDS: inserted 3 bases in 3 codons), with amino-acid sequence MVSARAFSSLFLSFFFVFXPSKAEPLDHHFKPNCAPNPPVGLVPVFSYDVDPLQFALNXEHTECEFFLYGALGYGLDAIAPELAMGGPPPIGAMKAKLDHLTQRIIEEFGYQEVGHLRAIKSTVGGFPRPLIDLSVPNFXKIMDDAFGYHLNPPFNPYINSLNYLLASYIIPYMGLVGYVGTNPNIDGFVSKRLLAGLLAVEAGQDAIIRALLYEQAQELVPPYNITVAEFTIRISNLRNELASCGIKDEGLIVPIELGAEQRTTSNIISANNDSLGYRRTPAEILRVLYGTGNEHQPGGFLPKGGNGKIAREFLQGA; translated from the exons ATGGTGTCTGCCCGGGCTTTCTCCTCTCTATTCCTATCTTTCTTCTTCGTGT CTCCGAGCAAAGCCGAGCCTCTCGACCACCACTTTAAGCCAAATTGTGCCCCAAATCCACCAGTGGGCTTGGTCCCGGTGTTCTCCTACGATGTGGACCCGCTGCAGTTTGCACTGA TGGAACATACGGAGTGTGAATTCTTCTTGTATGGTGCACTTGGTTATGGGCTCGACGCCATTGCACCAGAGCTTGCCATGGGTGGACCACCTCCAATTGGCGCCATGAAGGCCAAGCTTGATCATCTTACACAGCGCATAATTGAGGAGTTTGGTTATCAAGAAGTTGGCCACTTGAG GGCCATCAAATCTACGGTCGGTGGGTTTCCAAGGCCTTTGATAGATCTGAGCGTACCCAACT GCAAGATAATGGATGATGCATTTGGATATCATCTGAACCCTCCATTCAATCCATACATCAACAGCCTCAACTACTTGCTGGCCTCTTATATAATACCATACATGGGCCTCGTGGGCTACGTTGGTACTAACCCGAACATCGACGGCTTCGTTTCAAAAAGG CTTTTAGCAGGCTTATTAGCAGTGGAAGCCGGGCAAGATGCAATTATAAGGGCTCTGCTCTATGAACAAGCCCAAGAGCTAGTTCCACCTTATAACATCACAGTTGCTGAGTTCACCATCCGCATATCAAACCTGAGAAATGAACTGGCGAGCTGTGGGATCAAAGACGAAGGTCTAATCGTCCCCATCGAGCTTGGAGCAGAGCAGAGGACAACCAGTAATATCATATCAGCCAATAATGACTCGCTCGGTTACAGGCGAACCCCTGCTGAGATCCTCAGAGTTCTGTATGGAACTGGTAATGAGCACCAACCTGGTGGTTTCCTGCCCAAAGGAGGGAATGGAAAAATAGCTAGAGAATTTctgcaaggagcttag
- the LOC105057494 gene encoding small ribosomal subunit protein eS4x has product MARGLKKHLKRLNAPKHWMLDKLGGAFAPKPSSGPHKARECLPLILILRNRLKYALTYREVIAILMQRHVMVDGKVRTDKTYPSGFMDVVSIPKTNENFRLLYDTKGRFRLHSIRDEEAKFKLCKVRSVQFGQKGIPYLNTFDGRTIRYPDPLIKANDTIKLDLEANKIVDFIKFDVGNVVMVTGGRNRGRVGVIKNREKHKGSFETIHLQDALGHEFATRIGNVFTIGKGTKPWVSLPKGKGIKLSIIEEARKRLAASGAAATI; this is encoded by the exons ATG GCAAGGGGATTGAAGAAGCATCTGAAGAGGCTTAATGCCCCAAAGCATTGGATGCTGGACAAGCTTGGTGGTGCCTTT GCCCCCAAGCCATCTTCTGGCCCACACAAAGCAAGGGAGTGTTTGCCCCTCATTCTGATCCTAAGGAATAGGTTGAAGTATGCTCTTACTTATCGTGAAGTCATTGCAATTCTGATGCAAAGACATGTAATGGTTGATGGAAAGGTCAGGACTGATAAGACCTATCCATCTGGTTTCATGG ATGTTGTATCAATACCTAAGACTAATGAGAACTTTCGTCTCCTCTATGACACCAAAGGGCGATTCCGTCTCCACTCGATCAGGGATGAGGAGGCTAAG TTCAAGCTATGCAAGGTCCGGTCTGTTCAATTTGGTCAGAAAGGCATTCCTTATCTGAATACTTTTGATGGTCGCACAATTCGTTATCCAGACCCCCTGATTAAAGCTAACGACACTATTAAGCTTGATCTGGAGGCTAACAAGAtcgttgacttcatcaagtttgatgttgGAAATGTTGTCATGGTGACTGGTGGAAGGAACAGGGGACGTGTGGGTGTTATCAAGAACAGGGAGAAGCACAAGGGTAGTTTTGAGACTATCCACCTCCAAGATGCACTTGGTCATGAGTTTGCAACTCGTATTGGCAACGTCTTCACCATTGGCAAGGGGACAAAGCCATGGGTTTCTCTTCCCAAAGGCAAGGGTATCAAGCTCAGCATCATCGAGGAGGCTAGGAAGCGGCTCGCCGCCTCTGGTGCTGCTGCTACCATCTGA
- the LOC105057493 gene encoding probable indole-3-acetic acid-amido synthetase GH3.11, producing MDGKKLEYKGENALRELERLTMNAREVQEMILKEILTRNGATEYLSKYMEGSTDVAEYKCRVPVITYDEIQPYIQRIANGEDSSIISGYPITEMLTSSGTSGGEPRLMPSIAEDIDRRTYLYNLIMPIMNQYIPGLDKGKAMYLLFVKAETPTACGMPARPVLTSYYKGQHFRHRPRDPFNDYTSPDAAILCPGSHQSMYCQLLAGLIHRHHVLRLGAVFASAFLRSISFLECNWIDLANDIRSGRLNSTITDEECRSAMSALLASPNPMLADEIESICSNGSWKGIICKLWPKAKYIEAVLTGSMAQYIPMLEYYSDAKIPLVCVMYASSECYFGVNLRPLCDPMEVSYTLLPNMGYFEFIPLEDGLGLGLGLDQVKEVENDKVVGLVDVKIGCYYELVVTTFAGLYRYRIGDVLQVSGFHNNAPQFRFICRRNVVLSVDLDKTNEEDLHKSITTSKKLLEANNLILVEYTSHTDTSTIPGHYVLFWEIKCTSDDTSQIIPLDDHLLQDCCIAIEESLDYIYRRCRSNDKSVGPLEIRLVEAGTFEALMDIFISQGSSINQYKTPRCIESSVALKFLNSKVRSCFFSPRDPTWNP from the exons ATGGATGGGAAGAAGTTGGAATACAAAGGAGAGAATGCGCTGCGAGAGCTTGAAAGGTTGACGATGAATGCCAGAGAAGTCcaagagatgatcctgaaggagATCCTTACAAGAAATGGAGCCACTGAGTACTTGAGCAAGTATATGGAGGGGTCTACAGATGTTGCAGAGTATAAGTGCAGGGTGCCGGTGATCACGTACGACGAAATCCAGCCATACATACAGAGGATTGCTAATGGCGAGGATTCTTCCATCATATCTGGCTACCCAATTACAGAGATGTTGACAAG CTCAGGGACTTCTGGTGGGGAGCCAAGATTGATGCCATCCATTGCAGAGGATATCGACCGCAGAACTTATCTTTACAACCTCATCATGCCCATTATGAACCA GTACATCCCAGGGCTGGACAAAGGCAAGGCCATGTACCTCCTCTTTGTCAAGGCCGAAACTCCGACGGCTTGTGGCATGCCGGCCCGGCCTGTGCTCACCAGCTACTACAAGGGCCAACATTTCCGGCATCGCCCTCGAGATCCCTTCAATGACTACACAAGCCCTGACGCCGCCATCCTCTGCCCTGGCAGCCACCAGAGCATGTACTGCCAGCTCCTTGCCGGCCTCATCCACCGCCACCATGTCCTCCGCCTCGGTGCAGTCTTCGCCTCTGCCTTCCTCCGCTCCATCAGCTTCCTCGAGTGCAACTGGATTGACTTAGCGAATGACATACGTTCTGGTCGACTGAATTCAACCATCACCGATGAGGAATGCCGGTCGGCGATGTCGGCCTTGCTAGCGTCGCCAAACCCGATGCTCGCCGATGAGATTGAATCCATCTGTAGCAATGGATCATGGAAGGGAATAATCTGCAAACTGTGGCCTAAGGCTAAGTACATTGAGGCAGTGCTAACAGGGTCAATGGCACAGTACATTCCAATGCTGGAGTACTACAGTGATGCAAAGATACCTTTGGTGTGTGTGATGTATGCCTCCTCGGAGTGCTACTTTGGTGTGAATTTGAGGCCGTTATGTGATCCGATGGAGGTGTCCTACACTCTGCTACCCAACATGGGCTACTTTGAGTTCATACCCTTGGAGGATGGATTGGGATTGGGATTGGGATTGGATCAGGTCAAGGAGGTGGAGAATGACAAGGTGGTGGGCTTGGTTGATGTCAAGATTGGATGCTACTATGAGCTTGTTGTCACCACATTTGCTG GCCTCTATAGGTACAGGATTGGAGATGTGCTCCAAGTTAGTGGCTTCCACAATAATGCTCCTCAGTTCAGGTTTATTTGCCGGAGAAATGTTGTGCTTAGTGTGGATCTTGACAAAACCAATGAAGAAGACCTCCATAAGAGCATTACCACTTCCAAGAAGCTCTTAGAAGCCAACAATCTAATTCTTGTAGAATACACTAGCCATACAGACACATCCACCATTCCTGGACACTATGTGCTCTTCTGGGAGATCAAATGCACCTCTGATGACACAAGTCAAATAATACCACTTGATGATCATCTTCTCCAAGATTGTTGTATCGCCATCGAAGAATCGCTTGACTATATCTATCGACGATGTCGGTCGAATGATAAATCTGTGGGACCATTGGAAATTCGCCTGGTTGAGGCTGGCACTTTTGAAGCCTTAATGGACATATTCATTAGCCAAGGTAGCTCAATCAACCAATACAAGACACCAAGGTGCATTGAGTCCAGTGTTGCACTCAAGTTCCTTAATTCGAAAGTTAGGAGTTGTTTTTTTAGCCCTCGTGATCCAACATGGAATCCTTAG